One window of Streptomyces sp. SUK 48 genomic DNA carries:
- a CDS encoding DUF1918 domain-containing protein, which yields MRAAKGDRLVQHGRVVGQHDQESEVVEVMGQEGSPPYRVRFTDGHEAIMSPGPDCQVKHKDDRQR from the coding sequence ATGCGCGCAGCCAAGGGCGACCGGCTTGTCCAGCACGGCAGGGTGGTCGGCCAACACGACCAGGAGTCCGAAGTCGTCGAGGTGATGGGGCAGGAGGGCAGTCCGCCCTACCGGGTCCGGTTCACGGACGGGCACGAGGCGATCATGTCGCCGGGGCCCGACTGCCAGGTCAAGCACAAGGACGACCGGCAGCGGTAG
- a CDS encoding DMT family transporter produces the protein MKTQSSATAAGPIAITAPRPEHRTLGTALAALGVAAFSLTFPATAWGLEGFGPWTLVTVRSVLAALVAGGALLALKVRPPERRRLRGLAVVALGVVLGFPALTTLALRTSTTAHAAVVVGLLPLTTAVCSALRTGHRPSRRFWLAAVAGAVAVLTFTVVQSGGALTAADGCLFAALLVCAAGYTEGGLLARVMPGWQVIAWALVLCLPLTLPAAALALSYEPSRITAHGVAGLLWVALGSQFLGLVVWYRGMAAIGVPRASQLQLAQPLLTLVWSALLLGEHFTAAAPLTAVAVLVCIAVTQRS, from the coding sequence ATGAAGACACAGAGTAGCGCTACTGCAGCCGGGCCGATAGCGATCACCGCTCCCCGGCCGGAGCACCGGACGCTCGGCACCGCGCTCGCCGCCCTCGGCGTCGCCGCCTTCTCCCTCACCTTCCCGGCCACCGCCTGGGGTCTGGAGGGCTTCGGCCCCTGGACGCTGGTGACCGTGCGCAGCGTGCTGGCCGCCCTGGTCGCGGGCGGCGCCCTGCTGGCCCTGAAGGTACGGCCGCCCGAGCGGCGCCGGCTGCGCGGCCTCGCCGTCGTCGCGCTCGGCGTGGTCCTCGGCTTCCCGGCGCTGACCACGCTCGCGCTGCGCACCTCCACCACCGCGCACGCGGCCGTCGTGGTGGGCCTGCTGCCGCTGACCACGGCCGTCTGCTCGGCGCTGCGCACCGGCCACCGCCCCTCGCGCCGGTTCTGGCTCGCGGCGGTGGCGGGCGCGGTGGCGGTGCTCACCTTCACCGTCGTCCAGAGCGGGGGCGCGCTCACCGCGGCCGACGGCTGCCTGTTCGCGGCCCTGCTGGTGTGCGCCGCCGGGTACACCGAGGGCGGGCTGCTGGCCCGGGTGATGCCGGGCTGGCAGGTCATCGCCTGGGCGCTGGTGCTCTGCCTGCCGCTGACGCTGCCGGCCGCCGCGCTGGCACTGTCGTACGAGCCGTCGCGGATCACCGCGCACGGGGTCGCCGGGCTGCTGTGGGTGGCGCTCGGGTCGCAGTTCCTCGGACTGGTCGTCTGGTACCGGGGGATGGCGGCCATCGGGGTGCCCCGGGCGAGCCAGTTGCAGTTGGCTCAGCCGCTGCTCACACTGGTGTGGTCGGCGCTGCTGCTGGGCGAACACTTCACGGCGGCCGCTCCCCTGACCGCCGTCGCCGTACTCGTGTGCATCGCCGTCACCCAGCGGTCGTGA
- a CDS encoding PLP-dependent aminotransferase family protein: MHERSSVGELAGQLRRELDRYSPGGKLPSSRALVERFRVSPVTVSRALAQLAAEGLVVTRPGAGAFRARPRTLETPAGDTSWQEVALSADGTADLVPRTVDATGVTVSLAAPPPGVLEFNGGYPHPSLQPERAMAAALARAGRRPGAWGRPPLEGLPELREWFAREIGGAVTAAEVLIAAGGQAALATALRALAPPGAPVLVESPTYPGMLALARAGGLRPVPVPVDRDGVRPELLADAFRATGARVFVCQPLFQNPTGAVLAPARRAEVLGIARAAGAFVVEDDFVRRLVHADAGPLPRPLAADDPDGVVVHVGSLTKATSPSFRVSALAAHGPVLERLRAIQVVDSFFVPRPLQEAALELVGSPAWSRHLRSLSGELKERRDAMTGALALRLPELALPHIPSGGYHLWARLPEGTDDDAFGAAALRAGVALTPGRPYFSAEPPASYVRLSFAAVAGVGEITEGVRRLRTACDEVL, encoded by the coding sequence ATGCATGAGCGTAGCAGCGTGGGAGAACTGGCGGGGCAGCTCCGAAGGGAGCTTGACCGCTACTCTCCGGGTGGAAAGCTGCCGTCGAGCCGCGCGCTGGTCGAGCGGTTCCGGGTGAGCCCGGTGACCGTCTCGCGGGCGCTCGCCCAGCTGGCCGCCGAGGGTCTGGTCGTCACCCGGCCCGGCGCGGGCGCCTTCCGGGCCCGGCCGCGCACCCTTGAGACGCCGGCCGGGGACACCTCCTGGCAGGAGGTCGCGCTGAGCGCCGACGGCACCGCCGACCTCGTGCCGCGCACGGTGGACGCCACCGGGGTCACCGTCTCGCTCGCCGCCCCGCCGCCCGGGGTGCTGGAGTTCAACGGCGGCTATCCGCATCCCTCGCTCCAGCCCGAGCGGGCCATGGCGGCGGCGCTCGCCCGCGCGGGGCGGCGGCCCGGCGCCTGGGGACGGCCGCCGCTGGAGGGGCTGCCGGAGCTGCGCGAGTGGTTCGCGCGGGAGATCGGCGGCGCGGTCACCGCGGCCGAGGTGCTGATCGCGGCGGGCGGCCAGGCCGCGCTGGCCACCGCCCTGCGCGCGCTCGCCCCGCCCGGCGCCCCGGTGCTGGTCGAGTCGCCCACCTACCCCGGCATGCTGGCCCTCGCCCGCGCGGGCGGCCTGCGCCCGGTCCCGGTACCGGTGGACCGCGACGGCGTACGGCCCGAACTGCTCGCGGACGCCTTCCGGGCCACCGGCGCCCGGGTGTTCGTCTGCCAGCCGCTCTTCCAGAACCCGACCGGCGCGGTCCTCGCCCCCGCCCGGCGCGCCGAGGTGCTGGGCATCGCCCGCGCGGCCGGCGCCTTCGTCGTGGAGGACGACTTCGTACGACGCCTCGTGCACGCCGACGCGGGCCCGCTGCCCCGCCCGCTGGCCGCCGACGATCCCGACGGCGTGGTGGTGCACGTCGGCTCGCTGACCAAGGCCACCTCGCCCAGCTTCCGGGTGAGCGCCCTCGCCGCGCACGGCCCGGTACTGGAACGGCTGCGCGCCATCCAGGTGGTGGACTCCTTCTTCGTGCCCCGCCCGCTCCAGGAGGCCGCCCTCGAACTCGTCGGCTCACCGGCCTGGTCCCGCCATCTGCGCTCCCTGTCGGGGGAGTTGAAGGAACGCCGGGACGCCATGACGGGCGCGCTCGCGCTGCGGCTGCCCGAACTCGCCCTGCCGCACATCCCGTCCGGCGGCTACCACCTGTGGGCGCGGCTGCCCGAGGGCACCGACGACGACGCGTTCGGCGCCGCCGCCCTGCGCGCCGGTGTGGCCCTCACTCCGGGGCGCCCCTACTTCAGCGCCGAACCCCCCGCTTCCTACGTCCGGTTGAGCTTCGCCGCGGTGGCGGGCGTCGGAGAGATCACGGAGGGGGTACGGCGGCTGCGGACGGCGTGCGACGAGGTGCTGTAG
- a CDS encoding YfhO family protein, whose amino-acid sequence MDRSTVPGARRRAAASLAALVAGVALCAGDLLAGNYPFGSRTRSVNDLGNQYVPLHAHLWDLLHGRADGGLLVNWQSGYGSSFLPDFGTYLSSPFAPLVALFPRDRIDLAVYVITVLKIAAAAAAMAWLLLRLRPGRWWAAGLLGASYALCGWTLAADYNPMWLDGLIALPLLCLVGEWALAGRRRVLGVLIVTLAWSANFYTAYMATLGAALVLLVRLLLAAPPRRRALAAAGRAVLTVLLGTGLAAPLLAVVYLGTRHAYPGRLAAFHPVPAGNLLARLLPATYDYSSPALYVGTTALLLALALPFHRAVPGRVRAGWTALVLLVALSLQWAPTSLAWHAFAVPQGSSYRQSFVLCGLLVIAAWHALAYGPPGLSALGAAAALLALIVTAATGTHLIHAHTWPVLLLGVAGALTGLLLLRRSGERGRLAVLAVLVLFGAQAGESAAGAAVASGLRLKHLDDYAPWGERQRLEAAAIARADGWPRYRTDPGREQTVANDPLAVGGQGAAYYSSLTSDVLTRTLTALGGGWTSGGRGVQSLDNAVTDVLFSVGARVHSPPDPHQTHQPADTAAPTVTRRDVPPLVTVRTHPDAAPFGSSPYRNQELLLGSRVYTVPRITVRGDDGAPAPGRRVGSGTAQAGPAIGARCPAGTQVYLAAPQFSGTARLAGGTESAAPFHYDRGRALAAMEPLGRAPASGRVRIDLVPDRPGRIPPGAVGCLDTARLSAAAARLKAGGATSVTVSDGTVRAQLPPGSRGLAVLAAPRIAGWRCAAGDGPARPARQYHGLIAVPLDGTETSLTCTFHPPGCRLGTAVGLASLAALLLLTAATAVRRRRVPTPAPTTPPAARERVTAAP is encoded by the coding sequence ATGGACCGTTCGACCGTGCCGGGTGCGAGGCGCCGGGCCGCCGCGTCGCTCGCCGCCCTCGTGGCGGGCGTGGCCCTGTGCGCCGGTGATCTGCTGGCCGGCAACTATCCCTTCGGCTCCCGCACCCGCAGCGTCAACGACCTGGGCAATCAGTACGTGCCGCTGCACGCCCATCTCTGGGACCTGCTGCACGGCAGGGCGGACGGCGGCCTCCTGGTCAACTGGCAGTCCGGATACGGCTCCAGCTTCCTGCCGGACTTCGGCACCTATCTCTCCAGCCCGTTCGCACCCCTCGTCGCGCTCTTCCCGCGCGACCGGATCGACCTCGCCGTGTACGTGATCACCGTCCTGAAGATCGCGGCCGCCGCGGCCGCCATGGCCTGGCTGCTGCTCCGACTGCGGCCCGGCCGCTGGTGGGCGGCGGGGCTGCTCGGGGCGTCGTACGCGCTGTGCGGCTGGACGCTCGCCGCGGACTACAACCCGATGTGGCTCGACGGACTGATCGCGCTGCCCCTGCTCTGCCTGGTCGGCGAGTGGGCTCTCGCCGGACGGCGCCGGGTCCTCGGCGTACTGATCGTCACGCTCGCCTGGAGCGCCAACTTCTACACCGCCTACATGGCCACCCTCGGCGCCGCACTCGTCCTGCTGGTACGGCTGCTGCTCGCCGCCCCACCGCGCCGCCGGGCCCTCGCCGCCGCCGGCCGCGCCGTACTCACCGTCCTCCTCGGCACGGGCCTCGCCGCCCCGCTGCTGGCCGTCGTCTACCTCGGCACCCGGCACGCCTACCCGGGCCGCCTCGCCGCGTTCCACCCGGTGCCGGCCGGGAACCTGCTGGCCCGGTTGCTCCCGGCGACGTACGACTACAGCTCCCCGGCGCTCTACGTCGGCACCACCGCCCTGCTCCTCGCCCTCGCCCTGCCCTTCCACCGGGCCGTCCCCGGCCGCGTCCGCGCCGGCTGGACCGCGCTGGTGCTCCTGGTGGCCCTCTCCCTGCAATGGGCGCCCACCAGCCTGGCCTGGCACGCCTTCGCCGTTCCCCAGGGCAGCTCCTACCGGCAGAGCTTCGTGCTGTGCGGGCTGCTGGTCATCGCCGCCTGGCACGCGCTGGCGTACGGCCCGCCGGGGCTGTCCGCCCTCGGCGCGGCGGCCGCCCTGCTCGCCCTCATCGTCACCGCCGCGACCGGCACGCACCTGATCCACGCGCACACCTGGCCGGTGCTGCTGCTCGGCGTCGCCGGGGCGCTCACCGGGCTTCTCCTGCTGCGCCGCAGCGGGGAGCGGGGCCGGCTCGCCGTGCTGGCCGTGCTCGTGCTGTTCGGCGCACAGGCGGGGGAGAGCGCCGCCGGCGCCGCCGTGGCGAGCGGACTGCGTCTCAAACACCTGGACGACTACGCGCCCTGGGGCGAGCGGCAGCGACTGGAGGCCGCCGCGATCGCCCGCGCCGACGGCTGGCCCCGCTACCGCACCGACCCCGGCCGCGAACAGACCGTCGCCAACGACCCGTTGGCGGTCGGCGGCCAGGGCGCCGCCTACTACAGCAGCCTGACCTCCGACGTCCTGACCCGCACCCTCACCGCCCTCGGCGGCGGCTGGACCTCGGGCGGCCGGGGCGTGCAGAGCCTCGACAACGCCGTGACCGACGTGCTCTTCTCCGTCGGCGCCCGGGTGCACAGCCCGCCCGACCCGCACCAGACCCACCAGCCCGCGGACACCGCCGCGCCGACCGTCACCCGGCGGGACGTGCCGCCCCTGGTGACCGTGCGGACCCACCCCGACGCGGCGCCCTTCGGCTCCTCGCCGTACCGCAACCAGGAACTGCTGCTCGGCAGCCGCGTCTACACCGTGCCCCGGATCACCGTGCGGGGCGACGACGGAGCCCCCGCGCCCGGCCGCCGGGTCGGCTCGGGCACCGCGCAGGCCGGGCCGGCGATCGGTGCCCGCTGCCCGGCCGGCACCCAGGTGTACCTGGCCGCCCCGCAGTTCTCCGGCACCGCGCGGCTCGCCGGGGGCACGGAGAGCGCCGCCCCGTTCCACTACGACCGCGGGCGCGCCCTGGCCGCCATGGAGCCGCTGGGCCGCGCCCCCGCCTCCGGGCGGGTACGGATCGACCTGGTCCCCGACCGGCCCGGCCGCATCCCGCCGGGTGCCGTCGGCTGTCTGGACACCGCCCGGCTGAGCGCCGCCGCCGCCCGCCTCAAGGCCGGCGGCGCCACCTCCGTCACCGTCTCCGACGGCACCGTACGGGCCCAACTCCCCCCGGGGAGCAGGGGACTCGCCGTCCTCGCCGCGCCCCGCATCGCCGGCTGGCGCTGCGCCGCGGGGGACGGCCCGGCCCGCCCCGCCCGGCAGTACCACGGACTGATCGCCGTCCCCCTGGACGGCACCGAGACCAGCCTGACCTGCACCTTCCACCCACCCGGCTGCCGCCTCGGCACGGCCGTCGGCCTCGCCTCGCTCGCGGCGCTCCTGCTGCTCACCGCCGCGACCGCGGTTCGCCGCCGACGTGTCCCGACGCCCGCCCCGACCACACCACCGGCAGCGCGCGAGCGCGTGACAGCCGCGCCCTGA
- a CDS encoding glycosyltransferase family 2 protein, producing MLISIVAPCYNEEAVLDRFHQAVQRISDELLPLGHDMEFVYVDDGSRDRTLAVLERLAARDPRVRYVSFSRNFGKEAALLAGLRHASGDSVVVMDADLQHPPELIARMVRLREQGYDQVIARRTRTGDGLARTLTARLYYRLVNRLVDVELRDGVGDFRLLSRRVVDAVLGLTEYNRFSKGLFAWVGFPSTTFAYENAVREAGSSSWSLRGLLDYGLDGVLSFNNRPLRAALWLGISLLLCAGLYTAWIVVAALLHGVQTPGYVTIITAVTALAGVQMVMLGVIGEYTGRIYYEVKGRPHFLVKATNVERTKDLIP from the coding sequence ATGCTGATATCGATCGTCGCGCCCTGCTACAACGAGGAAGCCGTCCTGGACCGCTTCCACCAAGCCGTCCAGCGGATCTCCGACGAACTGCTGCCGCTCGGCCACGACATGGAGTTCGTGTACGTCGACGACGGCAGCCGCGACCGCACCCTCGCCGTCCTCGAACGCCTCGCCGCCCGCGACCCGCGGGTGCGCTACGTGTCCTTCAGCCGCAACTTCGGCAAGGAAGCCGCCCTGCTTGCCGGGCTGCGGCACGCCTCCGGCGACTCGGTCGTCGTCATGGACGCCGACCTCCAGCACCCGCCCGAGCTGATCGCCCGCATGGTCCGGCTGCGCGAACAGGGCTACGACCAGGTCATCGCCCGCCGCACCCGCACCGGCGACGGCCTCGCCCGCACGCTCACCGCCCGGCTCTACTACCGTCTCGTCAACCGCCTGGTCGACGTCGAACTCAGGGACGGCGTGGGCGACTTCAGGCTGCTGTCGCGCCGGGTGGTGGACGCGGTGCTCGGGCTGACCGAGTACAACCGCTTCTCCAAGGGCCTGTTCGCCTGGGTCGGCTTCCCCAGCACCACCTTCGCGTACGAGAACGCCGTGCGCGAGGCCGGCAGCAGCTCCTGGAGCCTGCGCGGACTGCTCGACTACGGCCTCGACGGCGTCCTCTCCTTCAACAACCGTCCGCTGCGCGCCGCCCTCTGGCTCGGCATCAGCCTGCTGCTGTGCGCCGGCCTCTACACCGCGTGGATCGTGGTCGCCGCGCTGCTGCACGGTGTGCAGACGCCCGGATATGTCACCATCATCACCGCGGTCACCGCCCTCGCCGGTGTACAGATGGTGATGCTGGGAGTGATCGGGGAGTACACCGGCCGCATCTACTACGAGGTGAAGGGCCGCCCGCACTTCCTGGTGAAGGCGACCAATGTGGAACGGACGAAAGATCTCATTCCTTGA
- a CDS encoding GtrA family protein, which yields MIARQIITFAVVGVLNTAVYYGLYLLFLTWLPYLAAHVLAFALSMIGSFFLNARFTYRIRPTWRKFLLFPLTNAANFVITTVGVYVIVDVLHAGSRFAPLLASAAAIPITFVVSRWIMLPGASPRVAAGE from the coding sequence TTGATAGCGCGACAGATCATCACCTTCGCCGTGGTCGGCGTGCTCAACACGGCCGTCTACTACGGTCTTTACCTGCTCTTCCTCACCTGGCTGCCGTATCTCGCCGCGCATGTTCTCGCCTTCGCGCTGAGCATGATCGGTTCCTTTTTCCTCAACGCGCGGTTCACCTACCGCATACGGCCGACCTGGCGGAAATTCCTGCTGTTCCCGCTGACCAATGCCGCGAATTTCGTGATCACCACGGTGGGCGTGTACGTGATCGTGGACGTCCTGCACGCCGGCAGCCGCTTCGCCCCCCTGCTCGCCTCGGCGGCCGCGATCCCGATCACCTTCGTGGTGTCCCGCTGGATCATGCTGCCGGGGGCGTCGCCGCGGGTGGCGGCCGGGGAATGA
- a CDS encoding VOC family protein, with amino-acid sequence MALRPVQVNIEALDPWAAGRFWAAALGWSASRAGAATHVGPAGGPVRPDPAQVGIGLVPVPDAKTAVKNRAHLDLATTSPAHQAELVACLTELGATPVDVGQGEVPWRCLADPEGNEFCVLEPREVYRDTGPIAAIVVDCADPRAMARFWGAATDWTTHRVTADLAVLRSPEGTGPHLEFLRTPDAKTAPDRVRLDLLPRPGDDREAEAARLRSLGATGLGLARGDAPWTCLADPEGHEFRVLEPS; translated from the coding sequence ATGGCGCTGCGACCCGTCCAGGTGAACATCGAGGCCCTCGACCCCTGGGCGGCCGGCCGGTTCTGGGCGGCGGCGCTCGGCTGGAGCGCGTCCCGCGCCGGAGCGGCCACTCACGTCGGACCCGCGGGCGGCCCCGTCCGGCCGGACCCGGCCCAGGTCGGCATCGGCCTGGTGCCCGTCCCGGATGCCAAGACGGCGGTGAAGAACCGCGCGCACCTCGATCTCGCCACCACCTCCCCGGCCCACCAGGCGGAGCTGGTCGCGTGTCTGACGGAGCTCGGCGCGACCCCCGTCGACGTGGGGCAGGGCGAGGTGCCCTGGCGGTGCCTCGCCGACCCGGAGGGCAATGAGTTCTGTGTGCTGGAGCCCCGGGAGGTCTACCGGGACACCGGGCCGATCGCCGCGATCGTGGTCGACTGCGCGGATCCGCGCGCCATGGCCCGGTTCTGGGGCGCGGCGACGGACTGGACCACGCACCGCGTGACCGCCGATCTCGCGGTGCTGCGCTCCCCCGAGGGCACCGGCCCCCACCTGGAATTCCTCCGCACGCCCGATGCGAAGACCGCTCCGGACCGGGTCCGCCTCGACCTGCTCCCCCGCCCGGGCGACGACAGGGAGGCGGAGGCGGCCCGGCTGCGGTCCCTCGGCGCCACCGGTCTCGGCCTTGCCCGGGGCGACGCCCCGTGGACCTGCCTGGCGGACCCGGAGGGCCACGAGTTCCGCGTGCTCGAGCCGTCCTGA
- a CDS encoding DUF4232 domain-containing protein, which translates to MKTTRIIALTSLGLAATLSLTACGDDSGKGTSSKGSSASSAPTDSSSASSSSSADGGAPSQGGSGSGGSAAGQSASSSGGSGKSGSGGTGGGTATGGKVTFCRTANLAIDAVDASPDKVSGRIDITMVNRGSTTCSATGFAGVDIKDADHTSSPVDRGHAEPRITVLKPGDAAVFDIAYDIDSSGKSLTSPTDILVTPPNETHTVDLKWPAGAKPVKGSYIGVQVFPTHNK; encoded by the coding sequence GTGAAGACCACTCGTATCATCGCACTCACATCCCTGGGCCTCGCCGCCACCCTCTCGCTCACCGCCTGCGGTGACGACTCCGGCAAGGGCACGTCCTCGAAGGGCTCTTCGGCCTCGTCCGCGCCCACGGACTCGTCCTCGGCGTCGTCCTCCTCGTCCGCGGACGGCGGCGCGCCGTCGCAGGGCGGCTCGGGCTCCGGCGGCTCGGCGGCCGGACAGTCGGCGTCGTCCTCCGGCGGGAGCGGCAAGTCCGGCTCCGGCGGCACGGGCGGCGGGACGGCGACCGGGGGCAAGGTCACGTTCTGCCGGACGGCGAACCTGGCCATCGACGCCGTCGACGCCTCGCCCGACAAGGTGTCCGGCAGGATCGACATCACCATGGTCAACCGGGGTTCGACCACCTGCTCGGCGACGGGTTTCGCGGGCGTCGACATCAAGGACGCCGACCACACCTCCAGCCCCGTCGACCGCGGGCACGCCGAGCCGCGTATCACCGTCCTGAAGCCCGGTGACGCCGCCGTCTTCGACATCGCCTACGACATCGACTCCAGCGGCAAGAGCCTCACGTCCCCGACCGACATCCTGGTGACGCCCCCGAACGAGACCCACACCGTGGACCTGAAGTGGCCCGCGGGCGCGAAGCCGGTCAAGGGCTCCTACATCGGTGTCCAGGTCTTCCCGACGCACAACAAGTAG
- the argC gene encoding N-acetyl-gamma-glutamyl-phosphate reductase yields MAVRAAVAGASGYAGGEVLRLLLAHPEVEIGTLTGNSNAGQRLGALQPHLWPLAGRVLAETTAANLAGHDVVFLALPHGQSAAVAEQLGPDVLVIDMGADFRLRDAADWEKFYGSPHAGTWPYGLPELPGARAALTGSKRIAVPGCYPTAATLALFPAYAARIAGPEAVIVAASGTSGAGKAPKPHLLGSEVMGSMSPYGVGGGHRHTPEMIQNLGAVAGEPVTVSFTPTLAPMPRGILATCSAKALPGVDAQAVRAAYEKAYADEPFVCLLPEGQWPATAAVHGSNAVQVQVAYDAAAGRIIAISAIDNLTKGTAGGAVQSMNLALGLAETTGLSTIGVAP; encoded by the coding sequence ATGGCGGTACGTGCGGCGGTTGCCGGGGCGAGCGGGTACGCGGGCGGAGAGGTCCTGCGGCTGCTCCTCGCGCACCCCGAGGTCGAGATCGGGACCCTGACCGGGAACTCGAACGCCGGGCAGCGGCTCGGCGCGCTCCAGCCGCACCTGTGGCCGCTGGCCGGGCGGGTGCTCGCCGAGACCACCGCGGCGAACCTCGCCGGGCACGACGTGGTCTTCCTCGCGCTGCCGCACGGACAGTCCGCTGCCGTCGCCGAGCAGCTCGGCCCGGACGTGCTCGTGATCGACATGGGCGCCGACTTCCGGCTGAGGGACGCGGCCGACTGGGAGAAGTTCTACGGCTCCCCGCACGCCGGCACCTGGCCCTACGGCCTGCCCGAGCTGCCCGGCGCTCGCGCCGCGCTCACCGGCTCCAAGCGGATCGCCGTCCCCGGCTGCTACCCCACCGCCGCGACCCTGGCCCTCTTCCCGGCGTACGCGGCGCGGATCGCCGGCCCCGAGGCCGTGATCGTCGCCGCCTCCGGCACCTCCGGCGCGGGCAAGGCGCCCAAGCCGCACCTGCTGGGCAGCGAGGTCATGGGCAGCATGTCGCCGTACGGCGTCGGCGGCGGCCACCGGCACACCCCCGAGATGATCCAGAACCTCGGCGCGGTCGCGGGGGAGCCGGTCACCGTCTCCTTCACGCCGACCCTCGCCCCGATGCCCCGCGGCATCCTCGCCACGTGCAGCGCGAAGGCCCTGCCCGGAGTGGACGCGCAGGCCGTGCGCGCCGCCTACGAGAAGGCGTACGCCGACGAGCCCTTCGTGTGTCTGCTGCCCGAGGGGCAGTGGCCCGCCACGGCCGCCGTCCACGGTTCCAACGCCGTTCAGGTGCAGGTCGCGTACGACGCTGCCGCGGGCCGCATCATCGCGATCAGCGCCATCGACAACCTGACCAAGGGCACCGCCGGCGGTGCCGTCCAGAGCATGAACCTCGCCCTGGGTCTCGCCGAGACCACCGGGCTTTCCACGATCGGAGTCGCACCGTGA
- the argJ gene encoding bifunctional glutamate N-acetyltransferase/amino-acid acetyltransferase ArgJ, with translation MSVTAAKGFRAAGIAAGIKQNGNPDLALVVNDGPRRAAAGVFTANRVKAAPVLWSEQVVKSGQVSAVVLNSGGANACTGPQGFQDTHATAEKAGEVLGRGAIEVAVCSTGLIGVLLPMDKLLPGIGTAAAQLSEHGGEKAAIAIKTTDTVHKTSVVTGDGWTVGGMAKGAGMLAPGLATMLVVITTDADVDDATLEQALRAATKVTFDRVDSDGCMSTNDTVLLLSSGASGVTPEYDAFAEAVRQVCDDLGRQLIGDAEGASKDIKVEVVGAASEADAVEVGRSIARNNLLKCALHGEDPNWGRVLSAIGTTGAVFEPDQLNVAINGVWVCKNGSVGEDRDLVDMRYREVHIVADLAAGAETATIWTNDLTADYVHENSAYSS, from the coding sequence GTGAGCGTCACGGCAGCCAAGGGATTCCGGGCGGCCGGTATCGCCGCCGGGATCAAGCAGAACGGCAACCCCGACCTGGCCCTCGTGGTCAACGACGGGCCCCGCCGTGCCGCCGCCGGCGTCTTCACCGCCAACCGCGTCAAGGCCGCGCCGGTCCTGTGGTCCGAGCAGGTCGTGAAGAGCGGCCAGGTCTCCGCCGTGGTCCTCAACTCCGGCGGCGCCAACGCCTGTACGGGCCCCCAGGGCTTCCAGGACACCCACGCGACGGCCGAGAAGGCGGGCGAGGTCCTCGGCCGCGGCGCCATCGAGGTCGCCGTCTGCTCCACCGGCCTCATCGGTGTCCTGCTGCCCATGGACAAGCTGCTCCCCGGCATCGGCACCGCCGCGGCCCAGCTGTCCGAGCACGGCGGCGAGAAGGCCGCCATCGCCATCAAGACCACCGACACCGTGCACAAGACCTCGGTCGTCACCGGGGACGGCTGGACCGTCGGCGGCATGGCCAAGGGCGCCGGCATGCTCGCCCCCGGCCTCGCCACCATGCTGGTCGTGATCACCACCGACGCCGACGTGGACGACGCCACCCTGGAGCAGGCCCTGCGCGCCGCCACCAAGGTCACCTTCGACCGGGTCGACTCCGACGGCTGCATGTCCACCAACGACACCGTGCTGCTGCTCTCCTCCGGCGCCTCCGGCGTCACCCCCGAGTACGACGCGTTCGCCGAGGCCGTACGGCAGGTCTGCGACGACCTCGGCCGCCAGCTCATCGGCGACGCCGAGGGGGCCAGCAAGGACATCAAGGTCGAGGTCGTGGGCGCGGCCAGCGAGGCGGACGCCGTCGAGGTGGGCCGCTCCATCGCCCGCAACAACCTCCTCAAGTGCGCCCTGCACGGCGAGGACCCCAACTGGGGCCGCGTCCTGTCCGCGATCGGCACCACGGGCGCCGTCTTCGAGCCGGACCAGCTCAACGTGGCCATCAACGGCGTCTGGGTCTGCAAGAACGGCTCCGTCGGCGAGGACCGCGACCTGGTCGACATGCGCTACCGCGAGGTCCACATCGTGGCCGACCTCGCCGCCGGCGCCGAGACCGCGACGATCTGGACCAACGACCTGACCGCCGACTACGTCCACGAGAACAGCGCCTACTCCTCATGA